The DNA segment ATATCTTTATTTGTTTTCTCTTTAATTAGTGAATATATTTCATTTGGTATTGATGAGTTTATAACAATATATCCCTCATCAATAGTACTATCATTATCTTTCCCACTATCTAAAGTTAAAGTTAAGCATCCTGAGAAATATGCGTCTATATTATGTTCCTTTAGGAAATTTACTGTGTGGATATCTCTACATCCTATAGGTTCATGACTTGAAAGGTAATTTAGGCTTTCATCTGTTAATAATGATTCAACTCTTTTTTTATTGTTTGTACTTGTATTAAAATGCATTGATACAAGTAAAGGGTCGATATAATCGGAAGGTGGCCATGCTTCTGGAGAATCTAAATACCAACCATTCATTATCATTTTAACATCTTTTTCTTTATTAAATAGATGGATTTTTTCATGATCGATATAATAATCTATTTTTGGTAAAAATCGTCTAGCAGCAATACTTTGAACTTCATTACCTAAATTTGTTGTATAATTATAAGACATTAATGCATATTTCATTTCAAATACCTTAATATATTTATTTTTCTTTCCAAGTTTTTAATAGTGTATTCATTGTTTTTTCAACACTTGATGTATTTATAACATCTTTCTGTGCTTGTTTATTGATTTTAAATATTTCCTCATTATTTAAATTGGAGATATATCTGATTTTATCTGCTAATGCTTCGGGATTATCTGGTGGAACTATAAAACCATTCTTTCCATCATTTATAACTTCCGGAATTGCAGATACATTAGTTGTTAATACAGTAACTCCATAGGCCATAGATTCAAATATCACTGTAGGTATGCCATCTCTATCTCCATTTTCAGATATTCTACACGGGGAAACTAAGACATCGGATTTATTGAAAACTTTTTCAACCTCTTTAGGTCCGTCTAGACGTCCTTTAATTTCAATATTCTTAAGATTTAATTCATCAATCTGATTTTGAAGATCCTTTTCTAAAGCCCCTGAACCATATATCTCAAATTCAAAATCTTCATCTTCTAAAATCTTTGCAGCATCAATAAATATGTCAATTCCTTTCTTATCTACGAAACGTGATATTGAGATGATTTTTCTTATTCTACCTGTCCTTGGTTTTAATTCATTTATTTTATAGTCGGTAGCTTGTTTAGTTATAACTATTTTACCTTCGGGTACGCCTCTTTTAAGGAGGTAATTTTTATGATATTGACTTAAAGTGAATATTGCTTTACAATATTTGGAGTTACCAATTTCTTTGACTCTATTGATTTTATCCACATCTTTTTTAAAAATATCTACTGCATGGGCGAAAACAGTAAAAGGAATTTCTAATTTTTCTGCAACATCTAGGGTGTATTCGGTACATGGGGGATAAACGAAATGGGTATGAATTAAGTCTATTTTGTATTCTTTTAGTAAGTTTTCAAGATTTTCCATAGGATTATCTTTTTTATCAAATCTTACAACCTCTAAATCAAAATCTAATTCGATAGGTTCCATAGGATCAATATAACAAAAAACAGTTACATTATAATTATTTTTAACTAACCATTTAAGTTCATTTAAAACAAATGTTTGAGATAGTGTTGGAAATCCTTTAAGAACATATGCAATGTTTATTTTATGTAAGTCATCAAAGGATTTGCTCTTTTTAAATGATTTTTTAATTTTTTTAATGATTTTATTTATTGAATTCCTGTTAATGTTTGTCATTATATCTTCCTAATTTTAATCGCTGATTCTTGAGATGTTTTTAAGGTAAATTTAGATTAAATCTATTTTTAAACTTTATAATTTATAAATTTTTTATCTGATTTTGCAATGTGATATTCACTTTAAGTAATAGGGGGATTTGTTTAATTTTTAAAAAAGCAGATTTTTATTTATTTTTTTTATTAAAAAATAATTAAATTTATGTTTAGTATAAAAAAAGTATTATAATTAAATTTTAAGCTAAATAAAATGTTTTTATAAAATATTGATTAATTTAAAAGAAGAAAATATAATGTTTTTATAAAGATATAAAAAAAGAAAATTAAGATTAAGATTATGCTTCTTTTCTTAATCTCTTAACAACAAAGTCTTTATCTAAAGATAATAAAAATGAAGCTGCTCTAGGACCTTGTTTTTTACCAAGTATCATTTTATAAATTGCTTGGAATGCTTTTTGTGGTTTAAGACCATGTGCCTCTAATATTTTATACATCTCGTCATGTAAATCCTCTGATTTTGTAAAGTCATTAGTTTCCATTAAATCAGCAAGATCTCTTAGGAATGCATCTTGTTCTTCTTGAAGTGGTAGATTTGGTATTGATTTGTATTGCACATTAAATTTAACAAATCCCGGTGCATAATTGTCTAACCAATATTTTACATTATTTACCCTTTCCTCATATTGTGCAAGCTCCCTTTCAGTTAGATCCTCAAATTCTTTATCTTCAAAACTTTTTGTAAGCTGTGAATTTCTTTTAAGGATTCCGAAGATCTTCTCTAAATCGCATCCCCCTGCAATTTGGATTGCATTTACAAGGAATCTGTAAGGTGGTCTAAATGGTAATGGACTTCCCTCATGGATTTGAGCAACCCTATAGATCTCTTTAAATTTATGTTCCTCTTTCTTGGATGGTGCCTCTTCCTCATCATAGAATACCTTTTCAACGGTATCGAATTGGTCCATCAAATCTAAAAATTTCATTTTTGGTGAGAAATCTTTAGGTTTCATTGGTTTGCTTCTAAATAGATAATAGTTTAAACTTTCAGCAGGTCCAATCTTTAACCATTCGTCTGGTGCAAAGAATACTCCATGGGATTTACTCATAGCCTCACCATCAAGGGTAATCCATTCATATGGAATTGGATAAGGTGCATCATAACCGAAGATTTCTTTTGAGATAACCTTACTTACATCATAGGATCCACCACTTGCTGCATGATCCTTTCCAAATGGTTCACAGGTGGTATTGAAGATTTTCCATCTTGCAGCCCATTCAACTCTCCATGTAAGTTTTCCGTCACCTTTGGTAATATCACTTACACCCTCGTGACCACATTCACATCTATAATATACTTTATCTCCGTCATATCCATATGCGGTTGTAGTATTTACCCTGCCACATTCCTCACAGATAGGATTATATGGTAACCAGTCTTCAGCTAAAGGTACCCTTCTATATTGGTCGAAGATTTCCCTAATTTCATCGTGTTTCTCAAGGGCCTTTCTTATATAGTCATTGTAGACTCCTGATTTATACATCTCATATCCTGATTTTATTGTAACATCTATTCCATAATCATCTAAGACATTGAATAATGGTTTTTCGAAATGCTCTACAAAGTTTTTACAACATCCAT comes from the Methanobrevibacter boviskoreani JH1 genome and includes:
- a CDS encoding polysaccharide pyruvyl transferase family protein yields the protein MKYALMSYNYTTNLGNEVQSIAARRFLPKIDYYIDHEKIHLFNKEKDVKMIMNGWYLDSPEAWPPSDYIDPLLVSMHFNTSTNNKKRVESLLTDESLNYLSSHEPIGCRDIHTVNFLKEHNIDAYFSGCLTLTLDSGKDNDSTIDEGYIVINSSIPNEIYSLIKEKTNKD
- a CDS encoding glycosyltransferase family 4 protein, which encodes MTNINRNSINKIIKKIKKSFKKSKSFDDLHKINIAYVLKGFPTLSQTFVLNELKWLVKNNYNVTVFCYIDPMEPIELDFDLEVVRFDKKDNPMENLENLLKEYKIDLIHTHFVYPPCTEYTLDVAEKLEIPFTVFAHAVDIFKKDVDKINRVKEIGNSKYCKAIFTLSQYHKNYLLKRGVPEGKIVITKQATDYKINELKPRTGRIRKIISISRFVDKKGIDIFIDAAKILEDEDFEFEIYGSGALEKDLQNQIDELNLKNIEIKGRLDGPKEVEKVFNKSDVLVSPCRISENGDRDGIPTVIFESMAYGVTVLTTNVSAIPEVINDGKNGFIVPPDNPEALADKIRYISNLNNEEIFKINKQAQKDVINTSSVEKTMNTLLKTWKEK
- the lysS gene encoding lysine--tRNA ligase — protein: MEHWIERIADDLSKMDVEKHTIASGTSISGTIHIGNSCDIFIANAVGKALRKLDQDVEVIWIADDHDPLRKVPYPLPESYSKYLGMPYSTIPCPDGCCKNFVEHFEKPLFNVLDDYGIDVTIKSGYEMYKSGVYNDYIRKALEKHDEIREIFDQYRRVPLAEDWLPYNPICEECGRVNTTTAYGYDGDKVYYRCECGHEGVSDITKGDGKLTWRVEWAARWKIFNTTCEPFGKDHAASGGSYDVSKVISKEIFGYDAPYPIPYEWITLDGEAMSKSHGVFFAPDEWLKIGPAESLNYYLFRSKPMKPKDFSPKMKFLDLMDQFDTVEKVFYDEEEAPSKKEEHKFKEIYRVAQIHEGSPLPFRPPYRFLVNAIQIAGGCDLEKIFGILKRNSQLTKSFEDKEFEDLTERELAQYEERVNNVKYWLDNYAPGFVKFNVQYKSIPNLPLQEEQDAFLRDLADLMETNDFTKSEDLHDEMYKILEAHGLKPQKAFQAIYKMILGKKQGPRAASFLLSLDKDFVVKRLRKEA